One window of Aliarcobacter lanthieri genomic DNA carries:
- the hisD gene encoding histidinol dehydrogenase encodes MKIINTKESNFKEEFGNILQRAKSDIKGVSQIVSNIIDEIVENGNEALKSHIEKFDKWTVKTDEDLLISQIDMKKAYENIDENLRKSLHTAYDRIKAYHEKQLPKSWIDFESNGTILGQKVTPVDRAGLYIPGGKAAYPSSLLMNAIPALVAGVKEIVVCTPTPNNEVNELLLAACHLCGVSKVYKVGGASAIAAMAYGTQTISKVDVITGPGNIFVATAKKLVFGEVNIDMIAGPSEIGILADASAKPHYLAMDLLSQAEHDEMASSILITTCEDLANKTSVEVENYLVKLERETIARKSIEERGVIIVASNMEEAIELMNEIAPEHLEVMTQNPFELLPYIKHAGAIFLGENTPEPIGDYIAGPNHTLPTGGTAKFYSPLNVENFMKKSSIISFSKNAINELGEPCALLADTEGLTAHAKSVRLRLEDK; translated from the coding sequence ATGAAAATAATTAATACAAAAGAGTCAAACTTTAAAGAAGAGTTTGGAAATATTTTACAAAGAGCTAAAAGTGATATAAAAGGTGTTTCGCAAATAGTTTCAAATATTATAGATGAAATTGTTGAAAATGGAAATGAAGCTTTAAAATCTCATATTGAAAAATTTGATAAATGGACTGTAAAAACTGATGAAGATTTATTGATTTCTCAAATTGATATGAAAAAAGCTTATGAAAATATAGATGAAAATTTGAGAAAATCACTTCATACTGCTTATGATAGAATCAAAGCTTATCATGAAAAACAACTTCCAAAATCTTGGATTGATTTTGAAAGCAATGGTACTATCTTAGGACAAAAAGTAACTCCTGTTGATAGAGCAGGTTTATATATTCCAGGAGGAAAAGCAGCATATCCAAGTTCTTTACTTATGAATGCTATTCCAGCATTGGTTGCAGGAGTTAAAGAAATAGTTGTTTGTACTCCTACACCAAACAATGAAGTAAATGAACTTCTTTTAGCAGCATGTCATTTATGTGGAGTTTCAAAAGTTTATAAAGTAGGTGGTGCTAGTGCTATTGCAGCTATGGCTTATGGAACACAAACTATTTCAAAAGTTGATGTTATAACTGGTCCAGGAAATATATTTGTAGCAACAGCTAAAAAACTTGTTTTTGGAGAAGTAAATATTGATATGATTGCAGGACCATCTGAAATTGGTATTTTAGCAGATGCTAGTGCAAAACCACACTATTTAGCAATGGATTTATTGTCTCAAGCAGAGCATGATGAAATGGCTAGCTCTATTTTGATTACAACTTGTGAGGATTTAGCAAATAAAACAAGTGTAGAAGTAGAAAATTATTTAGTAAAACTTGAACGAGAAACAATAGCTAGAAAATCAATAGAAGAAAGAGGAGTTATAATAGTAGCTTCTAATATGGAAGAAGCAATAGAACTTATGAATGAAATTGCTCCTGAACACTTGGAAGTTATGACACAAAATCCTTTTGAATTGTTACCATATATAAAACATGCTGGAGCTATATTCTTAGGTGAAAATACTCCTGAACCAATAGGTGATTATATAGCTGGTCCAAATCATACATTGCCAACTGGTGGAACAGCTAAGTTTTATAGTCCATTAAATGTGGAAAACTTTATGAAAAAAAGTTCTATAATAAGTTTTTCAAAAAATGCTATAAATGAATTAGGTGAACCTTGTGCCTTATTAGCTGATACAGAAGGTTTAACTGCTCACGCAAAAAGTGTACGATTAAGATTGGAAGATAAATAA
- a CDS encoding polyprenyl synthetase family protein, translating into MEVLVEVKNQIKRFIEVCSYPKALELLEKLATGKMLRSKLILKIAGVSEDSIKLCAVVEMIHAASLLHDDVIDEADTRRGKPSINALYSDKTSIMFGDILYSRAFTELSQMDKRVAYHISNAVTELSIGEMMDVDLTNSFNTSYDKYLTMIYKKTASLIEASARSAAILVGLDSEKYAIYGKNLGLAFQMIDDILDITSDSQTLGKPAMLDFVEGKVTIPYLYLYERIEDKAKLQSLYKKELNSEELSWIKEQLEQTNALKDAINEARQTGLEAIKSISDEKNSEDLIQIMSAMIEREF; encoded by the coding sequence GTGGAAGTATTAGTTGAAGTAAAGAATCAAATAAAAAGATTTATAGAAGTTTGTTCTTATCCAAAAGCTTTAGAGCTACTTGAAAAGCTAGCAACTGGAAAGATGTTAAGAAGTAAACTTATATTAAAAATTGCTGGAGTTAGTGAAGATAGTATAAAACTTTGTGCAGTTGTTGAAATGATACATGCAGCTTCTCTTTTACATGATGATGTAATAGATGAAGCTGATACAAGAAGAGGAAAACCATCTATTAACGCTCTTTATAGTGATAAAACTTCTATTATGTTTGGAGATATTTTATATTCAAGAGCATTTACTGAATTATCACAAATGGATAAAAGAGTTGCGTATCATATTTCAAATGCTGTAACGGAGTTAAGTATTGGTGAGATGATGGATGTTGATTTGACTAATTCTTTTAATACTTCTTATGATAAATATCTTACAATGATTTATAAAAAAACAGCTTCTTTAATAGAAGCTAGTGCTAGAAGTGCTGCAATATTAGTTGGACTTGATAGTGAAAAATATGCTATTTATGGGAAAAATTTAGGACTTGCTTTTCAGATGATTGATGATATTTTAGATATTACTTCTGATAGTCAAACTTTAGGAAAACCAGCTATGCTTGATTTTGTTGAAGGTAAAGTAACTATACCATATTTATATCTTTATGAAAGGATAGAAGATAAAGCAAAACTTCAATCTTTATATAAAAAAGAGTTAAATAGTGAAGAATTATCTTGGATAAAAGAGCAATTAGAACAAACAAATGCTCTAAAAGATGCTATAAATGAAGCAAGACAAACAGGACTTGAAGCAATAAAATCTATAAGTGATGAAAAAAATAGTGAAGATTTAATTCAAATTATGAGTGCTATGATAGAAAGAGAATTTTGA
- the hemA gene encoding glutamyl-tRNA reductase, protein MSYLVISFSHKNIDIKMREKLAFNSDEDKDRFIKQLLEFEATKEVVLLSTCNRVEIITKSSNIKQSAKNIIEKLAFYSKLDFDFLYDRADIYDNDVAVHHLFSVASALDSLVIGETQIVGQLKDAYRFSQMKHYCEQGISRVMHYAFKCAAQVRTATSLGTGSVSVASTAVSKAKELVGNTNGVRALVIGAGEMSELAVKHLITAGFSVTIVSRDLKKANNLAATFEVNVNVEPYTNLEFLLETYPVMITATSAPYPIITQENAPSSDITRYWFDIAVPRDIDEDISMFDLEIYSVDDLQEIVNENMTQRSTQAKEAYAIVGRTTSEFFDWLKSLEIEPVIKDIYIKGHNIIDKKIKNAIKKGYVPKEYEDNIRKLCETVITEYLHEPAKQLKRFSKNMECDIVVGTIQNMFCESKTKTNNIKCEHILKK, encoded by the coding sequence ATGAGTTATTTAGTAATCAGTTTCTCTCATAAAAATATTGATATAAAAATGAGAGAAAAACTAGCTTTTAATAGTGATGAAGATAAAGATAGATTTATAAAACAACTTTTAGAATTTGAAGCTACAAAAGAAGTAGTTCTTCTTTCTACTTGTAATAGAGTTGAGATTATTACAAAAAGTTCTAATATAAAGCAAAGTGCTAAAAATATTATAGAAAAATTGGCTTTTTATTCAAAATTAGATTTTGATTTTTTATATGATAGAGCTGATATTTATGATAATGATGTAGCTGTTCACCATCTTTTTTCAGTTGCATCTGCACTTGATTCTTTAGTAATTGGTGAAACGCAAATTGTAGGACAATTAAAAGATGCATATAGATTTTCTCAAATGAAACACTATTGTGAACAAGGTATTTCAAGAGTTATGCATTATGCTTTTAAATGTGCAGCACAAGTAAGAACAGCTACAAGTTTAGGAACTGGTTCTGTTTCAGTTGCATCAACTGCAGTTTCTAAAGCAAAAGAATTAGTTGGAAATACAAATGGTGTAAGAGCATTGGTTATTGGTGCAGGAGAAATGAGTGAACTTGCAGTTAAACATCTAATTACCGCTGGTTTTAGTGTAACAATAGTTAGCCGTGATTTAAAAAAAGCAAATAACTTAGCAGCAACTTTTGAAGTAAATGTAAATGTTGAGCCATATACAAATTTAGAGTTTTTATTAGAAACTTATCCTGTTATGATAACAGCGACATCTGCTCCATATCCTATAATAACTCAAGAAAATGCACCAAGTTCAGACATCACAAGATATTGGTTTGATATTGCAGTTCCTAGAGATATTGATGAAGATATATCAATGTTTGATTTAGAAATTTACTCTGTAGATGATTTACAAGAAATTGTAAATGAAAATATGACTCAAAGATCGACTCAAGCAAAAGAAGCTTATGCTATTGTTGGACGTACAACTTCAGAATTTTTTGATTGGTTAAAGAGTTTAGAAATAGAACCAGTTATAAAAGATATTTATATAAAAGGTCATAATATTATTGATAAAAAGATAAAAAATGCTATTAAAAAAGGTTATGTCCCCAAAGAATATGAAGATAATATTAGAAAGCTTTGTGAAACTGTTATTACAGAGTATTTACATGAGCCAGCAAAGCAATTAAAGAGATTTTCAAAGAATATGGAATGTGATATTGTAGTAGGTACGATACAGAATATGTTTTGTGAAAGTAAAACAAAAACAAATAATATAAAATGTGAACATATATTAAAAAAATAA
- a CDS encoding mechanosensitive ion channel family protein, giving the protein MDIEKDIEKVVDQNVIQFTKDIKSFIPDNIFEIVISYAFSFVIAILIFVIGKWFVNKLVKFLGRMLRKVDDIDETLVKFLENIVYYALITVVILASLNKLGVETTSFLAILGAAGLAIGLALKDSLGNFASGVMIVLFKPFKVGDSVIAGGASGTITEVTIFNTVFLTADNQKIIVPNAKITSASITNVNANDTRRIDITIGISYEDSIKQAKEVLTKIINDNSKVLKDKAVGIAVTELAESSVNLTINVWVKASDYGSTKAELLEDIKITFDEVGITIPYPKQDVYQYNKN; this is encoded by the coding sequence ATGGATATTGAAAAAGATATTGAAAAAGTAGTAGATCAGAATGTTATACAGTTTACAAAAGATATTAAATCTTTTATTCCTGATAATATTTTTGAAATAGTTATAAGTTATGCTTTCTCTTTTGTTATTGCAATTTTAATATTTGTAATTGGGAAATGGTTTGTTAATAAATTAGTAAAATTTTTGGGAAGAATGTTAAGAAAGGTAGATGATATAGATGAAACATTGGTTAAGTTTCTAGAGAATATTGTTTATTATGCACTTATAACAGTTGTTATTTTAGCTTCTTTAAATAAATTGGGAGTTGAAACAACTTCATTTTTAGCAATTTTAGGAGCTGCTGGTTTAGCTATTGGATTAGCTTTAAAAGATTCTTTAGGAAATTTCGCTTCTGGAGTGATGATTGTTTTATTTAAACCATTTAAAGTTGGAGATAGTGTAATTGCAGGTGGAGCTAGTGGAACTATTACAGAAGTTACTATATTTAATACAGTTTTTTTAACAGCTGATAATCAAAAAATTATTGTTCCAAATGCAAAAATTACAAGTGCTTCTATTACAAATGTAAATGCAAATGACACAAGAAGAATAGATATTACAATAGGTATATCTTATGAAGATAGTATAAAACAAGCAAAAGAAGTTTTAACAAAAATTATAAATGATAATTCAAAAGTTTTAAAAGATAAAGCTGTTGGTATTGCTGTTACAGAATTAGCTGAAAGTTCAGTAAACTTAACTATCAATGTTTGGGTAAAAGCTTCTGATTATGGAAGTACTAAAGCTGAACTATTAGAAGATATTAAAATAACTTTTGATGAGGTTGGAATAACTATACCTTATCCAAAACAAGATGTTTATCAATATAACAAAAATTGA
- a CDS encoding shikimate kinase, with product MKNNNIILIGFMGVGKGTVARALVKESNMYSIDTDDLIESMENRRIKKIFSQDGEPYFRNLEKKTALWLESSVQNTIISTGGGFYKQENLQDIGLVIYLKSSFEGILKRIKKAPNAKNKLRKRPLLQNKKEALKLYNTRALEYEKVANIIVDVENRDLQDIVKEILGKLK from the coding sequence ATGAAAAATAATAATATTATACTTATCGGATTTATGGGTGTTGGAAAAGGCACAGTTGCAAGAGCTTTAGTTAAAGAGTCAAATATGTATTCTATTGATACTGATGATTTAATCGAAAGTATGGAAAATAGAAGAATAAAAAAGATTTTTTCACAAGATGGTGAACCATATTTTAGAAATTTAGAGAAAAAAACTGCTTTGTGGCTTGAAAGTAGTGTTCAAAATACTATTATCTCAACAGGTGGTGGATTTTATAAACAAGAAAATTTACAAGATATAGGTTTAGTAATATATCTTAAATCATCATTTGAAGGTATTTTAAAAAGAATAAAAAAAGCTCCAAATGCAAAAAATAAATTAAGAAAACGCCCCCTTTTACAGAATAAAAAAGAAGCTTTAAAGCTATATAATACAAGAGCTTTAGAGTATGAAAAAGTTGCAAATATTATAGTTGATGTTGAAAATAGAGATTTACAAGATATTGTAAAAGAGATATTAGGAAAATTAAAATGA
- a CDS encoding DUF2018 family protein has translation MSIFKDWFTEDEDDIFMGSPKSKFFDVTREASKDIVEDEIDKIIEKLAVLELMTIDEKGDEFNINEHIKKYILENEERVNGMKKGLYIEFTGEIICRLDS, from the coding sequence ATGTCAATATTTAAAGATTGGTTTACAGAAGATGAAGATGATATTTTTATGGGAAGTCCAAAATCAAAATTTTTTGATGTAACAAGAGAAGCTTCAAAAGATATTGTTGAAGATGAGATTGATAAGATTATAGAAAAACTTGCTGTTTTAGAGTTGATGACAATTGACGAAAAAGGTGATGAATTTAATATAAATGAACATATAAAAAAATATATTTTAGAAAATGAAGAACGAGTAAATGGTATGAAAAAAGGTCTTTATATCGAGTTTACTGGAGAAATTATTTGTAGATTGGATAGTTAA
- a CDS encoding CCA tRNA nucleotidyltransferase, giving the protein MFINITKIDIPKILVDILNDLKSLGAKPILVGGCVRDSFLGKQIKDYDIEIFDLNHIEIIQKCLEKYSSVKLVGKSFGVLTLKIDGYDFDFSLPRYEQKTGCFHQDFEVFTNANLSFKEASKRRDFTINAIGYDYFNNIFLDEFDGIEDLKNKKIKHINDTTFIEDSLRVYRAIQFASRFEFEIDKNTKKLCKKLVINNELKFLPKERVFEELKKLLLKSNRPSIGIKLLKEFNIMDFTTNAEIIDNLAEILKDKDFDEFRKLYLFYSCLTKNLEDKELIKFLNSLTNDKKLIKEILLLQKSILTKDEKDIKRLSLKLKVEDLIVLNKAFKNDIAKEAETIAKNINILNTPLKALVIGKDLVALGFKPSQIFGDILDFAINLQIDRNLTKEDILEEILMNFKII; this is encoded by the coding sequence ATGTTTATCAATATAACAAAAATTGATATTCCAAAAATCTTAGTTGATATTCTCAACGATTTAAAAAGTCTTGGAGCAAAGCCAATTTTGGTTGGTGGTTGTGTAAGAGATAGCTTTTTAGGTAAACAAATCAAAGATTATGATATAGAAATCTTTGATTTAAACCATATAGAAATAATTCAAAAATGTTTAGAAAAATATTCTAGTGTTAAACTTGTAGGGAAATCTTTTGGTGTTTTAACCTTAAAAATTGATGGATATGATTTTGACTTTTCATTACCAAGATATGAACAAAAAACAGGATGTTTTCATCAAGATTTTGAAGTATTTACAAATGCAAACTTAAGTTTTAAAGAAGCTTCAAAAAGAAGAGATTTTACAATAAATGCTATTGGGTATGATTATTTTAATAATATCTTTTTAGATGAATTTGATGGTATAGAAGATTTAAAAAATAAGAAAATAAAACATATAAATGATACTACTTTTATAGAAGATAGCTTAAGAGTTTATCGTGCAATACAATTTGCTTCAAGATTTGAATTTGAAATTGATAAAAATACAAAAAAACTTTGTAAAAAATTAGTAATAAATAATGAACTAAAATTTTTACCAAAAGAAAGAGTCTTTGAAGAACTTAAAAAACTACTTTTAAAATCAAATAGACCTAGTATTGGAATAAAGCTTTTAAAAGAGTTTAATATTATGGATTTTACAACTAATGCAGAAATTATTGATAACTTAGCAGAAATATTAAAAGATAAAGATTTCGATGAATTTAGAAAGTTATATTTATTTTATAGTTGTTTAACAAAAAACTTAGAAGATAAAGAATTGATAAAATTTTTAAATAGTTTAACAAATGATAAAAAACTTATAAAAGAGATTTTATTATTGCAAAAATCTATTTTAACAAAAGATGAAAAAGATATCAAAAGACTCTCTTTAAAATTAAAAGTTGAAGACTTAATAGTTTTAAATAAAGCTTTTAAAAATGATATAGCAAAAGAAGCAGAAACAATAGCTAAGAATATAAATATTTTAAATACTCCTTTAAAAGCTCTTGTTATCGGTAAAGATTTAGTAGCTTTAGGCTTTAAACCATCACAAATATTTGGGGATATTTTAGATTTTGCAATTAACTTACAAATTGATAGAAATTTAACAAAAGAAGATATATTAGAAGAAATCTTAATGAATTTTAAGATTATCTAA
- a CDS encoding TonB-dependent siderophore receptor — translation MSIISKDLIENVQAKDMNQIFKMNPTTQERGSFGKSGNDLPDVSIRGFSSSNPIVDGISYAGRSANSVMMQDIERVEVINGATGFLYGGGRVGGAVNYITKKPTTKDLRNVTIGSYGNESYYGHIDLGGQFDGNNTFGYRVNALYQDGRLPSEANTEQKAISLVFDWKPTDNFYTDIKYAYKDYLSKGGNLVFGDYGGVIRSDISSNKYSTPDWVFNESNSHNIANNIRWDINDIFTLRTNAMYEELKGRGAYSYIHYYKDNIIQEFHNRKFAWNKNENYGANIYLDTKFDIGNISHTLTTGYSIASNKLFRSSDNELNTTRQYNFTFDEYKNLSEPNWNSFGTLGTQPRKPISQTQYKNILIGDDIVFNEQWSALVGVNYATAINKSYLANTKYDKSELTPTISLIYKPFENITTYATYIESLEAGTIVGIWYANEGKILDPYKSKQYEIGAKYSILDEKLLLTTSVFRLEKANSYTDESTMGTLGKPTLTQDGEQIHQGIELTATGKISDDLTVFGGLTFMDLSLEKIEDEALKVNKPTLAATKMAKLFAEYKIPYIDGLSINAGAYYTGKKYVDQENKDIIPSYTVYDAGLRYKTKIDKYPTTFNLNVQNLTDKVYWTNANGIGDPRTVAFSMKMEF, via the coding sequence ATGAGTATAATCTCAAAAGATTTAATCGAAAATGTTCAAGCAAAAGATATGAATCAGATTTTTAAAATGAATCCAACTACTCAAGAAAGGGGTTCCTTTGGTAAAAGTGGGAATGATTTACCAGATGTCTCAATTAGAGGATTTAGTTCATCAAATCCAATAGTTGATGGTATTTCTTATGCTGGAAGAAGTGCTAACAGTGTAATGATGCAAGATATAGAAAGAGTTGAAGTTATAAATGGAGCAACTGGATTTTTATATGGTGGCGGAAGAGTTGGTGGAGCAGTAAATTATATAACTAAAAAACCAACTACAAAAGATTTAAGAAATGTAACTATTGGAAGTTATGGAAACGAGTCATATTATGGACATATTGATTTAGGTGGACAATTTGATGGAAATAATACTTTTGGATATAGAGTAAATGCACTATATCAAGATGGAAGATTGCCTTCAGAAGCTAATACAGAACAAAAAGCAATAAGTTTAGTATTTGATTGGAAACCAACTGATAATTTTTATACAGATATAAAATATGCTTACAAAGACTATTTATCTAAAGGAGGGAATCTTGTATTTGGTGATTATGGAGGGGTAATTCGTTCAGATATAAGTTCAAATAAATATTCAACTCCTGATTGGGTATTTAATGAATCAAATTCACATAATATAGCAAATAATATAAGATGGGATATAAATGATATTTTTACTTTAAGAACCAACGCAATGTACGAAGAACTAAAAGGAAGAGGAGCCTATTCATATATACATTATTATAAAGATAATATTATTCAAGAGTTTCATAATAGAAAATTTGCTTGGAATAAAAATGAGAATTATGGAGCTAATATTTATTTAGATACAAAATTTGATATCGGAAATATAAGCCATACTTTAACTACTGGTTATTCTATTGCTTCAAATAAACTTTTTAGATCATCTGATAATGAACTCAATACGACTAGACAATATAATTTTACTTTTGATGAATATAAAAATTTATCTGAGCCAAATTGGAATAGTTTTGGGACACTTGGAACACAACCAAGAAAACCAATTAGTCAAACTCAATATAAAAATATATTAATTGGTGATGATATTGTATTTAATGAACAATGGAGTGCTTTAGTTGGAGTAAACTATGCAACAGCAATCAATAAAAGCTATTTAGCAAATACAAAATATGATAAATCGGAATTAACTCCAACAATTTCGCTTATATATAAACCATTTGAAAATATTACAACTTATGCTACATATATAGAGAGTTTAGAAGCTGGAACTATTGTTGGAATTTGGTATGCAAATGAAGGAAAAATTTTAGACCCATATAAAAGTAAACAATATGAAATTGGTGCAAAATATAGTATTTTAGATGAAAAGTTATTGTTAACAACTTCTGTATTTAGATTAGAAAAGGCTAATTCTTATACTGATGAAAGTACCATGGGAACATTAGGAAAACCAACATTAACACAAGATGGAGAACAAATCCATCAAGGAATAGAATTAACAGCAACTGGAAAAATAAGTGATGATTTAACTGTTTTTGGTGGATTAACTTTTATGGACTTAAGTTTAGAAAAAATTGAAGATGAAGCTTTAAAAGTAAATAAACCAACATTAGCAGCTACTAAAATGGCAAAACTTTTTGCTGAATATAAAATACCTTATATTGATGGATTATCAATAAATGCTGGAGCATATTATACTGGTAAAAAATATGTAGACCAAGAAAACAAAGATATTATACCAAGCTATACAGTTTATGATGCGGGGCTTAGATATAAAACAAAAATTGATAAATATCCTACAACTTTTAACTTAAATGTTCAAAATTTAACTGATAAAGTTTATTGGACAAATGCAAATGGAATAGGTGATCCAAGAACTGTTGCATTTTCTATGAAAATGGAGTTTTAA
- a CDS encoding proline--tRNA ligase, producing MRFSKLFIPTTKETPNDATLPSHQYLVRGGFVAQTGAGIYDFMPLGKIVLEKIKAIVKKEMDNAGANEVQLGFVTPLSLWEESGRANTMGNALLKFKDRRNSDFVLSPTNEEAVVNMVKNRVNSYKDLPLNLYQINTKFRDEARPRFGLMRGREFLMKDAYSFHSNEDDLVREFNLMEETYKKIYTKLGLNFRVVQADSGAIGGSGSKEFHVLASSGEDTIVVCDSCNYAANIEAAIRKVKEYNFENATLEKIETPNCKTIEDVANFLKFSKEQTVKAVIKKAIFEDKTKIVVFFIRGCDELEEIKALNSVNSLELIDANEDEIKEAGLVAGYCGFVNLDATFVVDNELKDSFGLVCGANEENYHFINADLRTLKDVKYFDLVAVQEGDICNCCGGTLSYTKGIEAGHIFQLGTKYSSAMNANFLDENGKAKPFIMGCYGVGVSRLVAAVIEQNHDEKGCIWTKATAPFMVDIIVSNSKKEEEAKIGETIYNELKASNVDVILDDRINARFGFKMGDFELLGFPYAVVIGKKLEEGFVEIVDRKTLEKTDVKVEEVVSKILNLVK from the coding sequence ATGAGATTTAGTAAACTGTTTATTCCCACAACAAAAGAAACACCAAATGATGCAACACTTCCATCACACCAATATTTAGTTCGTGGTGGATTTGTAGCACAAACTGGTGCTGGAATTTACGATTTTATGCCTTTAGGAAAAATAGTTTTAGAAAAAATTAAAGCTATTGTAAAAAAAGAAATGGATAATGCAGGAGCAAATGAAGTTCAACTTGGTTTTGTAACACCACTTTCTTTATGGGAAGAATCAGGTCGTGCAAATACAATGGGCAATGCATTATTGAAATTTAAAGATAGAAGAAATAGTGATTTTGTATTGAGTCCTACAAATGAAGAAGCAGTTGTAAATATGGTAAAAAATAGAGTAAATTCTTATAAAGATTTACCTTTAAATCTTTACCAAATAAACACAAAATTTAGAGATGAAGCAAGACCAAGATTTGGGCTTATGAGAGGAAGAGAATTTCTGATGAAAGATGCTTACTCTTTTCACTCAAATGAAGATGATTTAGTTCGAGAGTTTAATCTTATGGAAGAGACTTATAAAAAAATATATACAAAATTAGGTCTTAATTTTAGGGTTGTTCAAGCTGATAGTGGTGCTATTGGTGGGAGTGGTTCAAAAGAGTTTCACGTTTTAGCAAGTAGTGGAGAAGATACTATTGTTGTTTGTGATAGTTGTAATTATGCAGCAAATATTGAAGCAGCAATTAGAAAAGTAAAAGAATATAATTTTGAAAATGCTACTTTAGAAAAAATAGAAACACCAAATTGCAAAACAATAGAAGATGTTGCAAATTTCTTAAAATTTTCAAAAGAACAAACTGTAAAAGCTGTTATAAAAAAAGCAATTTTTGAAGATAAAACTAAAATTGTAGTTTTCTTTATAAGAGGTTGTGATGAACTTGAGGAAATAAAAGCTTTAAATAGTGTGAATTCTTTAGAACTTATTGATGCAAATGAAGATGAAATAAAAGAAGCAGGATTAGTTGCTGGATATTGTGGATTTGTAAATTTAGATGCAACATTTGTTGTAGATAATGAACTAAAAGATAGTTTTGGACTTGTTTGTGGCGCAAATGAAGAGAATTATCACTTTATCAATGCAGATTTAAGAACTTTAAAAGATGTAAAATATTTTGATTTAGTTGCAGTTCAAGAAGGTGATATTTGTAATTGTTGTGGAGGAACTCTATCTTATACAAAAGGTATTGAGGCTGGACATATTTTTCAATTAGGTACAAAATATTCAAGTGCTATGAACGCAAATTTTTTAGATGAAAATGGAAAAGCAAAACCTTTTATAATGGGTTGTTATGGTGTGGGTGTTTCAAGATTAGTTGCAGCTGTGATTGAACAAAATCATGATGAAAAAGGTTGTATTTGGACAAAAGCAACAGCTCCATTTATGGTAGATATTATTGTTTCTAATTCAAAAAAAGAAGAAGAAGCAAAAATTGGTGAGACAATTTATAATGAATTAAAAGCTTCAAATGTAGATGTTATTTTAGATGATAGAATAAATGCTAGATTCGGATTTAAAATGGGTGATTTTGAACTTTTAGGGTTCCCTTATGCAGTTGTTATTGGAAAAAAACTTGAAGAAGGTTTTGTTGAAATAGTAGATAGAAAAACTTTAGAAAAAACTGATGTAAAAGTAGAAGAAGTTGTTTCAAAGATTCTTAATTTAGTTAAATAA